One part of the Streptomyces sp. NBC_00286 genome encodes these proteins:
- a CDS encoding TetR/AcrR family transcriptional regulator gives MESSKAMGSGSGRRQLTRQKLYEAAVTLIAEQGFSATTVDEIAERAGVAKGTVYYNFASKSVLFEELLRHGVRLLTASLREAAEKTAQEGGSKVDALDAMIRAGLVFIDRYPAFTQLYVAELWRTNRAWQSTLMVVRQEAVAVVEGVLRDAVANGELSDEIDIPLTAAALVGMVLVAALDWQAFQPERSLDDVHAALSRLLQGRVSGNR, from the coding sequence ATGGAAAGCAGCAAGGCCATGGGCAGCGGCAGCGGCCGGAGACAGCTGACCCGACAGAAGCTCTACGAGGCCGCCGTGACGCTCATCGCCGAGCAGGGCTTCTCGGCCACCACCGTGGACGAGATCGCCGAGCGCGCCGGGGTCGCGAAGGGCACCGTCTACTACAACTTCGCGAGCAAATCTGTCCTCTTCGAAGAGCTGCTCCGGCACGGCGTGAGACTCCTCACCGCCTCTCTCCGGGAGGCGGCCGAGAAGACCGCTCAGGAGGGCGGCAGCAAGGTCGACGCCCTGGACGCGATGATCCGGGCGGGGCTCGTGTTCATCGACCGCTATCCGGCCTTCACGCAGCTGTACGTGGCGGAGCTGTGGCGTACGAACCGGGCCTGGCAGTCCACGCTGATGGTGGTCAGGCAGGAGGCCGTCGCGGTGGTCGAGGGAGTTCTGCGCGACGCCGTCGCGAACGGCGAGCTGAGCGACGAGATCGACATCCCGCTCACGGCGGCGGCCCTGGTGGGCATGGTCCTGGTGGCCGCCCTGGACTGGCAGGCCTTCCAGCCGGAGCGCTCCCTGGACGACGTCCACGCGGCACTGTCGCGGCTGCTTCAGGGACGGGTGAGCGGCAACCGCTGA
- a CDS encoding SAV_6107 family HEPN domain-containing protein yields MASYHAAAARRRRATGPAPSLTGPASDVHPVLRRATAPPAALDLLAQARAGLDEAALLETPNERYATAHLAALRTAAAVLAARGRPESSPRRRAKIRSAWEVLPEIAPELTEWSALFASGASRRARAEAGIQGAASSRDADDLLRDVAMFLRLVERMLVLQPVLPQPRQDADQEEPDVPEVPDAG; encoded by the coding sequence ATGGCCAGCTACCACGCAGCCGCCGCCCGTCGGCGCCGCGCCACCGGCCCTGCCCCCTCACTGACCGGACCGGCGAGCGACGTACACCCCGTGCTCCGCCGGGCCACGGCCCCGCCCGCCGCGCTCGACCTGCTCGCGCAGGCCCGCGCCGGACTCGACGAGGCGGCCCTACTGGAAACGCCCAACGAGCGCTACGCGACGGCCCACCTCGCGGCCCTGCGCACCGCCGCCGCCGTGCTCGCCGCCCGGGGCCGCCCTGAGTCCAGTCCGAGGCGCCGGGCGAAGATCCGGAGCGCCTGGGAAGTGCTCCCCGAGATCGCGCCCGAACTCACCGAGTGGAGCGCGCTGTTCGCCTCCGGAGCCAGCCGCCGCGCCCGCGCGGAGGCAGGCATACAGGGCGCGGCCAGCAGCCGCGACGCCGACGACCTGCTGCGTGACGTGGCGATGTTCCTGCGCCTCGTCGAGCGCATGCTCGTCCTGCAGCCTGTACTGCCCCAGCCCCGGCAGGACGCCGACCAGGAAGAACCAGACGTACCGGAGGTACCGGATGCGGGATGA
- a CDS encoding class I SAM-dependent methyltransferase, which translates to MSDPSRPRASLRTAVVWDVLKDALDRRVKATGRESLDVLDTGGGSGKFAVPAARLGHRVTVVDPSPNALFALERRAAEADVADRVQGVQGDVHGLFDVVERGGYDAVLCHGVLEYVDDPAEGVANAVASLRPGGVLSLLASGLGGAVLARALAGHFTEARHALDDPDGRWGEGDPVPRRFTTEQLTALVEGAGLRVGAVHGVRVFADLVPGVLVDTEPGALDALLKLEAAAAELPAFHSVATQLHVLGETREAAEA; encoded by the coding sequence GTGTCGGACCCGTCGCGCCCCCGCGCTTCTCTCCGTACCGCCGTGGTCTGGGACGTCCTGAAGGACGCCCTCGACCGCCGGGTCAAGGCCACCGGCCGGGAGTCGCTCGACGTGCTCGACACAGGAGGCGGCAGCGGCAAGTTCGCGGTGCCCGCCGCCCGCCTCGGCCACCGCGTCACCGTCGTGGACCCCAGCCCGAACGCGCTGTTCGCGCTGGAACGCCGGGCCGCCGAGGCCGACGTCGCCGACCGGGTCCAGGGCGTCCAGGGCGACGTCCACGGCCTCTTCGACGTCGTCGAACGCGGCGGCTACGACGCGGTGTTGTGCCACGGCGTGCTCGAGTACGTGGACGACCCCGCCGAAGGCGTCGCCAACGCCGTGGCCTCGCTGCGCCCGGGGGGAGTCCTCAGCCTGCTCGCCTCCGGACTGGGCGGCGCGGTGCTCGCGCGCGCCCTGGCCGGACACTTCACCGAGGCCCGGCACGCACTCGACGACCCGGACGGCCGCTGGGGCGAGGGCGATCCCGTGCCCCGGCGCTTCACCACCGAGCAGCTCACCGCTCTCGTCGAGGGAGCCGGTCTGCGCGTGGGCGCCGTGCACGGCGTGCGGGTCTTCGCGGACCTCGTCCCCGGAGTCCTCGTCGACACCGAGCCCGGCGCCCTGGACGCCCTGCTCAAGCTGGAGGCCGCGGCGGCTGAGCTGCCCGCCTTCCACTCCGTGGCCACCCAGCTCCATGTGCTCGGCGAGACCAGGGAAGCCGCCGAGGCCTGA
- a CDS encoding DUF3040 domain-containing protein, whose amino-acid sequence MPLSEHEQRMLEQMERALYAEDPKFATALEGSGLRTYTRKRVYQAVVGFLVGIALLMAGMVAQQIWVSVVGFLVMLGCAVLAVTGWRKAPKSGEQPAAGAGAPSAPQARRQGRQRRSMMDRIEERWQRRRDEQGH is encoded by the coding sequence GTGCCGCTCTCGGAGCACGAGCAGCGAATGCTCGAGCAGATGGAGCGAGCGCTGTACGCCGAAGATCCCAAGTTCGCGACAGCGCTTGAGGGAAGCGGGCTGCGTACGTACACCCGGAAACGGGTTTACCAGGCGGTCGTGGGCTTCCTGGTTGGTATCGCGCTCCTCATGGCCGGAATGGTCGCACAGCAGATTTGGGTCAGCGTGGTGGGATTCCTCGTCATGCTGGGCTGCGCGGTGCTTGCCGTCACCGGTTGGCGCAAGGCCCCCAAGTCGGGTGAGCAGCCCGCCGCGGGTGCCGGTGCGCCGAGCGCTCCGCAAGCCCGCCGTCAGGGCCGGCAGCGACGCTCCATGATGGACCGCATCGAGGAGCGCTGGCAGCGGCGCCGCGACGAACAAGGCCATTAG